GTGAACGTGCCGTTGCTGGTGGATGCCGACACGGGCTTTGGCAACGCGCTGAACGTGATCCACACCGTGCGCACGCTGGAACGCGCGGGCGCCGACTGCATCCAGCTGGAAGACCAGGTGGCGCCCAAGCGCTGCGGCCACTTCAGCGGCAAGGAAGTGATCAGCACCGAAGAGGCGGTCAACAAGATCAAGGCCGCCGTGGATGCACGCCGCGACGCAGACCTGATGATCATGGCCCGCACCGACGCGGCCGCCACGCTGGGCTTCGAGGCGGCGGTGGAGCGCGCCCAGAAGTTCGCCGAGGCGGGCGCCGACATCCTGTTCGTCGAAGCGGTGACGCAGGCCGAAGAAGTGCGCGCGCTGCCCCAGCGGCTGCCGCAGCCGCAGCTGATGAACATGGTGATCGGCGGGCGCACGCCGATCTTCAACGCCCAGCAGCTGGGCGAGCTGGGCTACGGCATCGTGCTATACGCCAACGCCGCGCTGCAAGGCGCGGTGATGGGCATGCAAAAGGCCTTGACGGTGCTGCGCGATGAGAAGGAAGTGCAAGAGGCCAGCGGCCTGGTCACGCC
This genomic interval from Ottowia oryzae contains the following:
- a CDS encoding isocitrate lyase/PEP mutase family protein; this encodes MSPRKKLKELVQARRGVIVPGAFNALSAKVIEDLGFEAIYVTGAGVTNMWFGMPDQGFMGLAEIADHTARIRDAVNVPLLVDADTGFGNALNVIHTVRTLERAGADCIQLEDQVAPKRCGHFSGKEVISTEEAVNKIKAAVDARRDADLMIMARTDAAATLGFEAAVERAQKFAEAGADILFVEAVTQAEEVRALPQRLPQPQLMNMVIGGRTPIFNAQQLGELGYGIVLYANAALQGAVMGMQKALTVLRDEKEVQEASGLVTPFAERQRLVGKPEWDALEKRYT